A region of the Desulfurellaceae bacterium genome:
ACGCTTTTTGGCCCCGTGACGGGCCAGCCGGATTTTGACCATAGGTTGTTTCCTCTTACCCCCAGAATGAAAGCGATTTGCGCGCTTTATGGGCCTTCTTGGCCAGTTTACTCATTTTGCCCGGCCGGCCCGAGTGTTTGGCCGACTTGCCGGCCTTTTTTGGCAGCTGGCCCAGTTGACCGAGCTGGGCCAGATCGGCCCCGGCGGGTATATCACCGAGTTGGCCCATGCCGCCGAACTGGGACAGTTTGCGCATCATCTTCTTGGCTTCGGCATATTGCTTGAGGAAGCGGTTCACCTCGGCCACCCGGGTCCCGCTGCCGTTGGCAATCCGCCGCCGCCGGCTGCCGTTCAACACCTCGGGCCGCCGCCGTTCCTGTTTGGTCATGGACGAGATAATGGCTTCGACGCGCCGGAACTCTTTTTCGGCCTGGTCCATGTCGGTGTTTTGCATGGCCTTTTTGCCGCCCGGGAGCAGGGACATGAGGTCGGAGATCGAGCCCATTTTTTTGAGCATACGCATCTGCTCGGCAAAGTCGGCCAGGGTGAACTGGTTTTTGCGCAGCTTTTTTTCGAGCACCTCGGCCTGTTCCTGATCGTAGACCTTTTCGGCCTTTTCGATCAGCGACAGCACATCACCCATCCCCAGGATACGCGATGCGGCCCGGTCCGGATAAAAGGCTTCCAGGGCGTTGAGCTTTTCGCCGATCCCGATGAAGAGGATCGGCTTGCCGGTCACCGAGCGCAGCGACAGGGCTGCCCCGCCGCGGGCGTCACCCTCGACCTTGGTCAGAATGACGCCGTCGAGCGCCAGCTCGGTGTGAAAGCCCTGGGCGACATTGACCGCCTCCTGGCCGGTCATGGCATCGGCCACGAGCAGGATCTGATGGGGAGTGACGGCGGCCTTGAGCCGCCCGAGTTGCTGCATCAGATCGGTGTCGACCTGCTGGCGCCCGGCGGTGTCGATGATGACCACATCCGCCCCTTCGCGCCGGGCGGTGTCAACACCGGCGACCGCGATCCTGACCGGATCGGTGGCCGACCCATCGTTGGGC
Encoded here:
- the ffh gene encoding signal recognition particle protein, which gives rise to MFEALSEKLDAVLRRVRGPGTLTEKNIEQALREVRLALLEADVNFRVVRDFVERVKTKVLGQEVTAGLSPGQQLVKVVNDELIELLGGQHAELNLSAAPPVVILLVGLNGSGKTTTAGKLARYLKVEQARRPYLVPADTFRPAAIDQLRIIGEEVGVPVYPTPNDGSATDPVRIAVAGVDTARREGADVVIIDTAGRQQVDTDLMQQLGRLKAAVTPHQILLVADAMTGQEAVNVAQGFHTELALDGVILTKVEGDARGGAALSLRSVTGKPILFIGIGEKLNALEAFYPDRAASRILGMGDVLSLIEKAEKVYDQEQAEVLEKKLRKNQFTLADFAEQMRMLKKMGSISDLMSLLPGGKKAMQNTDMDQAEKEFRRVEAIISSMTKQERRRPEVLNGSRRRRIANGSGTRVAEVNRFLKQYAEAKKMMRKLSQFGGMGQLGDIPAGADLAQLGQLGQLPKKAGKSAKHSGRPGKMSKLAKKAHKARKSLSFWG